One stretch of Nocardia mangyaensis DNA includes these proteins:
- the rpmB gene encoding 50S ribosomal protein L28, with amino-acid sequence MSAHCQVTGRKPGFGKAVSHSHRRTNRRWNPNIQRKTYYLPSEGRRVTLTVSAKGIKTIDRDGIEAVVARIRARGDKI; translated from the coding sequence ATGTCGGCCCACTGCCAGGTCACCGGTCGCAAGCCCGGCTTCGGAAAAGCCGTCTCACATTCGCACCGGCGCACCAACCGGCGCTGGAACCCCAACATCCAGCGCAAGACCTACTACCTGCCCAGCGAGGGCCGCCGCGTGACGCTGACGGTCTCCGCCAAGGGCATCAAGACCATCGACCGCGACGGGATCGAGGCTGTTGTCGCCCGCATCCGCGCTCGCGGCGACAAGATCTAG
- the rpmG gene encoding 50S ribosomal protein L33, with translation MASKSTDIRPIVKLKSTAGTGYTYVTRKNRRNDPDRLVLRKYDPVVRKHVDFREER, from the coding sequence ATGGCCTCGAAATCGACCGATATCCGGCCGATCGTCAAGCTGAAGTCCACCGCGGGCACCGGCTACACCTATGTCACCCGCAAGAACCGCCGCAACGACCCCGACCGGCTGGTCCTGCGCAAATACGACCCCGTCGTGCGCAAGCACGTCGACTTCCGCGAGGAGCGCTGA
- the rpsN gene encoding 30S ribosomal protein S14, producing the protein MAKKSKIARNEQRREIVARYAARRTELKEIIRKPTTGEAERAAAQAELRAQPRDASPVRLRNRDAADGRPRGHLRKFGLSRIRVREMAHRGELPGVHKSSW; encoded by the coding sequence ATGGCCAAGAAGTCCAAGATCGCCCGCAACGAACAGCGTCGCGAGATCGTCGCGCGCTACGCGGCCCGGCGCACGGAGCTCAAGGAGATCATCCGCAAGCCCACCACCGGGGAAGCCGAGCGCGCCGCCGCCCAGGCCGAACTGCGCGCCCAGCCCCGCGATGCCAGTCCGGTACGATTGCGCAATCGGGATGCTGCTGACGGCCGACCACGGGGTCACCTCCGCAAGTTCGGCCTCTCCCGTATTCGTGTGCGTGAGATGGCCCACCGGGGCGAGCTCCCCGGGGTCCACAAATCGAGCTGGTAG
- the rpsR gene encoding 30S ribosomal protein S18, with the protein MAVKRAPSKKARAEQGRKPKKNPLIAAGIEYVDYKDVNLLRTFISDRGKIRSRRVTGLTPQQQRQVAVAVKNAREMALLPFTTTK; encoded by the coding sequence ATGGCAGTGAAGCGAGCACCGTCCAAGAAGGCACGCGCCGAGCAGGGCCGTAAGCCGAAGAAGAACCCGCTGATCGCCGCGGGTATCGAGTACGTCGACTACAAAGACGTGAACCTGCTGCGCACCTTCATCTCCGATCGCGGCAAGATCCGCAGCCGCCGCGTCACCGGCCTGACCCCGCAGCAGCAGCGTCAGGTCGCTGTGGCCGTGAAGAACGCGCGCGAGATGGCGCTGCTGCCCTTCACCACCACCAAGTAG
- a CDS encoding LysM peptidoglycan-binding domain-containing protein — protein sequence MGDTLRVGEELGLGQSLTGGAYTLALQPDGNLVLTEPDGNVVWAAQTHGQDVQRAALQNDGNFVVYKGDGSAAWSTETNGKNVERLVVQPDRNVVIYGNDNSVAWASATQTDNPLPAPEPVAAAPAAEEVPPPPPAAQTYTVEPGDTLWAISERFYGDGNRYSEIAAASGIANPDLINAGQVLTIP from the coding sequence GTGGGCGACACGCTGCGCGTAGGCGAAGAACTGGGACTGGGACAGTCCCTGACCGGCGGTGCGTACACCCTGGCTCTGCAGCCGGACGGCAACCTTGTGCTGACCGAGCCCGACGGCAACGTCGTGTGGGCCGCGCAGACTCATGGACAGGACGTGCAACGCGCGGCCCTGCAGAACGACGGCAACTTCGTTGTCTACAAGGGCGATGGTTCGGCCGCATGGTCGACCGAGACCAACGGCAAGAACGTCGAGCGGCTCGTGGTGCAGCCCGACCGCAACGTCGTGATCTACGGCAACGACAACTCGGTCGCGTGGGCCTCTGCCACCCAGACCGACAACCCGCTGCCCGCTCCGGAGCCGGTGGCCGCGGCCCCCGCCGCCGAAGAGGTTCCCCCGCCGCCGCCGGCCGCGCAGACCTACACGGTCGAGCCGGGCGACACGCTGTGGGCGATCTCCGAGCGTTTCTACGGCGACGGCAACCGCTACTCCGAGATCGCTGCCGCTTCCGGCATCGCCAACCCGGATCTCATCAATGCCGGTCAGGTTCTGACAATCCCGTAA
- a CDS encoding TNT domain-containing protein, producing the protein MRSGSIVAVVAAVVALLAGPPAVGSAVPAEPFFPGSSGSGSAAPNEPCRPGTPDIAPETTTFYDADRQYLGPDPLPEQPPVAPLLPGYQRFGALDADAFVAKYRTDEGWWIYPPDDGFEVLNGEPVRYEEVLSPGERLDRFGYAGGAFLAPQGDSFAERALPPQNLNTPSGTPLSNYHQYCVLESFRVDAGPIAAWFEQPGGGTQYKLESSYLPEAGQALSVTWLLDNGYLVEERPTGTDAP; encoded by the coding sequence ATGCGCTCTGGATCGATTGTCGCTGTAGTCGCCGCCGTCGTCGCCTTGCTCGCGGGGCCTCCCGCGGTGGGTTCCGCGGTACCGGCCGAACCGTTCTTCCCCGGATCCTCGGGTTCCGGTTCCGCCGCGCCGAACGAGCCCTGTCGGCCCGGCACCCCTGACATCGCCCCCGAAACCACCACCTTCTACGACGCCGACCGCCAATACCTGGGCCCCGACCCGCTGCCCGAGCAGCCACCGGTCGCGCCGTTGCTGCCGGGCTATCAGCGCTTCGGCGCCCTGGACGCCGACGCGTTCGTCGCCAAGTACCGCACCGACGAGGGCTGGTGGATCTACCCGCCCGATGACGGCTTCGAAGTGCTGAACGGTGAACCGGTCCGATACGAGGAGGTGCTTTCGCCCGGCGAACGCCTCGATCGCTTCGGCTACGCGGGCGGGGCTTTCCTTGCCCCGCAGGGCGATTCGTTCGCCGAACGGGCCCTGCCACCACAGAACCTGAACACCCCGAGCGGCACCCCGCTGAGCAACTATCACCAGTACTGCGTGCTCGAGTCCTTCCGCGTGGACGCGGGCCCGATCGCCGCCTGGTTCGAACAGCCCGGTGGCGGCACCCAATACAAGCTGGAATCGAGTTACCTGCCCGAAGCCGGGCAGGCACTGAGCGTCACCTGGCTGCTGGACAACGGCTACCTCGTCGAAGAACGACCCACCGGAACGGACGCCCCATGA
- the purH gene encoding bifunctional phosphoribosylaminoimidazolecarboxamide formyltransferase/IMP cyclohydrolase produces the protein MSERKAIRRALVSVYDKTGLVELATGLHAAGVELVSTGSTAGKIAEAGIPVTKVEDLTGFPETLDGRVKTLHPRVHAGILADTRRPEHVEQLVELGVAAFELVVVNLYPFTQTVASGASVDECVEQIDIGGPSMVRAAAKNHPSVGVVVDVTDYDDVLAAVKSGGFTLAERTTLAAKAFQHTASYDVAVASWMGSVAVPAVTEETEQFPGWVAGSWARTAVLRYGENPHQAAALYTSNDGTVGIAQAEQLHGKEMSYNNYTDGDAAWRAAFDFDEPAVAVIKHANPCGIAVGVDIAEAHRKAHATDPVSAYGGVIAANREVSVEMAEQVAEIFTEVIVAPGYAPGAVDVLQRKKNVRVLVAEPPQRKGVELRPISGGALLQDRDVLDAAGDDPANWTLAAGDPADATTLADLEFAWRACRAVKSNAILLAEDGAAVGVGMGQVNRVDSCKLAVERAGERAKGSVAASDAFFPFSDGPQILVAAGVRAIVHPGGSIRDKDTIELCKEAGVTLYLTGARHFAH, from the coding sequence GTGAGTGAACGTAAGGCGATCCGCAGGGCGCTGGTGAGCGTCTACGACAAGACCGGGCTCGTCGAGCTGGCCACCGGACTGCACGCCGCCGGCGTGGAACTGGTGTCGACCGGCTCGACCGCGGGCAAGATCGCCGAGGCGGGTATTCCGGTCACCAAGGTCGAGGACCTGACCGGTTTCCCGGAGACCCTCGACGGTCGCGTCAAGACGCTGCACCCGCGGGTGCACGCGGGCATTCTCGCCGACACCCGTCGTCCCGAGCATGTCGAGCAGCTCGTCGAACTCGGTGTCGCGGCGTTCGAGCTGGTGGTGGTGAACCTCTACCCGTTCACCCAGACCGTGGCCAGCGGCGCGAGCGTCGACGAATGCGTCGAGCAGATCGACATCGGCGGCCCGTCGATGGTGCGCGCCGCCGCCAAGAACCACCCCTCGGTGGGCGTGGTGGTCGACGTCACCGACTACGACGACGTGCTCGCGGCGGTGAAGTCCGGCGGGTTCACCCTCGCCGAACGGACCACACTGGCCGCCAAGGCCTTCCAGCACACCGCGAGCTACGACGTGGCCGTCGCGAGCTGGATGGGCTCGGTCGCCGTGCCCGCCGTCACCGAGGAGACCGAGCAGTTCCCCGGCTGGGTCGCCGGTTCCTGGGCGCGCACCGCGGTGCTGCGCTACGGCGAGAACCCGCATCAGGCCGCCGCGCTGTACACCAGCAACGACGGCACGGTCGGCATCGCGCAGGCCGAGCAGTTGCACGGCAAGGAAATGTCGTACAACAACTACACCGACGGTGATGCCGCCTGGCGCGCTGCCTTCGACTTCGACGAGCCCGCTGTCGCGGTGATCAAGCACGCCAACCCGTGCGGGATCGCTGTCGGCGTCGATATCGCCGAGGCACACCGCAAGGCCCACGCCACCGACCCGGTCAGCGCCTACGGCGGCGTGATCGCGGCCAACCGCGAGGTCAGCGTCGAGATGGCCGAGCAGGTCGCCGAGATCTTCACCGAGGTGATCGTGGCTCCCGGCTACGCACCCGGCGCGGTCGACGTGCTGCAGCGCAAGAAGAACGTACGCGTGCTCGTCGCCGAGCCGCCGCAGCGCAAGGGCGTGGAACTGCGTCCGATCAGCGGCGGTGCGCTGCTGCAGGACCGCGACGTCCTCGACGCCGCGGGCGACGATCCGGCCAACTGGACCCTGGCCGCGGGCGACCCCGCCGACGCCACCACCCTGGCCGACCTCGAATTCGCCTGGCGCGCGTGCCGCGCCGTGAAGTCGAACGCGATCCTGCTGGCCGAGGACGGTGCCGCCGTCGGCGTCGGCATGGGCCAGGTCAATCGCGTCGACTCCTGCAAGCTCGCCGTCGAGCGCGCGGGCGAACGTGCCAAGGGCTCGGTCGCCGCCTCCGACGCCTTCTTCCCCTTCTCCGACGGCCCACAGATCCTGGTGGCCGCGGGGGTTCGCGCGATCGTCCACCCCGGTGGCTCGATCCGCGACAAGGACACCATCGAACTCTGCAAGGAAGCCGGCGTCACCCTGTACTTGACCGGGGCACGTCACTTCGCGCACTGA
- the purN gene encoding phosphoribosylglycinamide formyltransferase: MPAGAPATVVVLASGTGSLLNALLTAAREPGFPAKIVAVGVDRVCQATEHAEAAGIEHFRVALKDFPDRAAWDVALTEAIDAYQPDLVVSAGFMKIVGPAFLERFGGRVINTHPALLPSFPGAHGVRDALAYGAKVTGCTVHLVDAGVDTGPILAQEAVTVLPDDDEATLHERIKVVERRLLAEVIAAVATRGIVSDGRKAVIPDERARR, from the coding sequence CTGCCCGCCGGGGCGCCCGCCACCGTCGTCGTCCTGGCCTCGGGCACCGGCTCGCTGCTCAACGCGCTGCTGACCGCGGCGCGTGAGCCCGGCTTCCCGGCGAAGATCGTCGCGGTGGGCGTCGACCGCGTCTGCCAGGCGACCGAGCACGCCGAAGCGGCGGGCATCGAGCACTTCCGTGTGGCGCTGAAGGATTTTCCCGATCGCGCCGCCTGGGACGTGGCGCTGACCGAAGCCATCGACGCCTACCAGCCCGACCTGGTCGTCTCGGCGGGCTTCATGAAAATCGTCGGCCCCGCGTTCCTCGAACGCTTCGGTGGCCGGGTCATCAACACCCATCCCGCGCTGCTGCCGTCGTTCCCCGGCGCGCACGGGGTGCGTGACGCGCTCGCCTACGGCGCCAAGGTCACCGGCTGCACGGTGCACCTGGTCGACGCCGGGGTCGACACCGGCCCGATCCTCGCGCAGGAGGCCGTCACGGTGCTGCCCGACGACGACGAGGCCACCCTGCACGAGCGCATCAAGGTTGTCGAGCGACGGCTACTGGCGGAGGTCATCGCCGCCGTCGCGACGCGAGGCATTGTCTCCGACGGACGAAAGGCAGTAATTCCAGATGAGCGAGCACGCCGGTGA
- a CDS encoding DUF6350 family protein: MSSRNALVRQTSGSPGTGESAATGSDREPGWWAPPSPERARTLLLVAARPTICALAATVVLVLLVMLTTDTDLTSAPGAVGATWLAAHQVPLTVGKTTLGLLPLVPTAVLLLVAARECARAVPNRPTPIELAWLTGAVLAGPLLMTAVCIAVVGDAAGVTPLQPPGAFTAFGWVIVLYLGAAAAGIGSRAGRSLCASVPIEIPDWAVLGARTARRTVLRMLGCAAVATMISFFAHLSRLDGAYQQAHNVTDVLGMTLLSLLYLPNAVIAAAGLLSGAAVQFGTGSVGLFGVTGAQVPAIPALIPVPEGPASAWWPVLLMIPLAVGVLGGIELGRTSDDRPGAPWATLTSAALATLTFLVLAVLGGGMLGAVGRVGVDLLMLVVLMGTWFGFGGFVGMMFARRFLAPAEPAEPVEDYDDEYDEYDEYDEYDDEDDDDFYYDDDDYDDDPEPDVEVDAELVTDIEDDVEVSIAAPGSAEQPGEDIVDAEVVEPDLPEGGKGTGR, from the coding sequence ATGAGTTCCCGTAACGCCCTCGTGCGCCAGACCTCAGGGTCGCCGGGCACCGGGGAATCCGCCGCCACCGGGTCCGATCGCGAGCCCGGTTGGTGGGCGCCGCCCTCGCCCGAGCGGGCGCGGACGCTACTGCTCGTCGCGGCAAGGCCGACGATCTGCGCGCTGGCGGCGACGGTGGTGCTCGTCCTGCTGGTCATGCTCACCACCGACACCGATCTGACCAGCGCGCCGGGGGCGGTAGGGGCCACCTGGCTTGCCGCGCATCAGGTTCCGCTCACCGTCGGCAAGACCACATTGGGCCTGCTGCCGCTCGTTCCGACCGCCGTCCTGCTCCTGGTCGCCGCTCGTGAATGCGCGCGGGCAGTGCCGAACCGCCCGACCCCGATCGAACTGGCCTGGCTCACCGGCGCGGTACTGGCCGGACCGCTGCTGATGACGGCGGTGTGTATCGCCGTCGTCGGTGATGCCGCCGGCGTCACCCCGCTCCAGCCGCCCGGTGCGTTCACCGCGTTCGGCTGGGTGATCGTGCTGTACCTGGGCGCGGCCGCCGCGGGAATCGGCAGCAGGGCAGGGCGTTCGCTGTGTGCGTCGGTGCCGATCGAGATCCCGGACTGGGCGGTGCTCGGCGCCCGCACCGCCCGGCGCACTGTGCTGCGAATGCTCGGCTGTGCCGCGGTGGCGACGATGATCTCGTTCTTCGCGCACCTGTCTCGCCTCGACGGCGCGTATCAGCAGGCGCACAACGTCACCGATGTGCTCGGCATGACGTTGCTGTCGCTGCTCTACCTGCCGAACGCGGTGATCGCCGCGGCCGGCCTGCTCAGCGGGGCGGCCGTGCAGTTCGGCACCGGGTCGGTCGGGCTGTTCGGGGTCACCGGCGCGCAGGTGCCCGCGATACCCGCGCTGATCCCGGTGCCGGAAGGGCCTGCCTCGGCATGGTGGCCGGTACTGCTGATGATTCCGCTCGCCGTCGGCGTGCTCGGCGGGATCGAGTTGGGCCGCACCAGCGACGACCGGCCCGGCGCGCCCTGGGCGACGCTCACCTCCGCGGCACTCGCCACCCTCACTTTCCTCGTCCTCGCCGTGCTCGGCGGCGGGATGCTCGGCGCTGTCGGCCGGGTCGGGGTCGACCTGCTGATGCTGGTCGTGCTGATGGGCACCTGGTTCGGTTTCGGCGGCTTCGTCGGCATGATGTTCGCCCGCCGCTTTCTCGCCCCCGCCGAACCCGCTGAACCGGTCGAGGACTACGACGACGAGTACGACGAGTACGACGAGTACGACGAGTACGACGACGAGGACGATGACGATTTCTACTACGACGATGACGACTACGACGACGATCCCGAACCCGACGTCGAAGTGGACGCCGAACTGGTCACCGACATCGAAGACGACGTCGAAGTGAGCATCGCCGCGCCCGGCTCGGCGGAGCAGCCAGGGGAAGACATCGTCGACGCCGAGGTGGTCGAGCCGGACCTGCCGGAAGGTGGCAAGGGTACCGGTCGTTAA
- a CDS encoding DUF5336 domain-containing protein, with the protein MSYPTGGSGYNTPGQPAAPSQAPNTGAAAAAPSTPAGSEGKGLPFILTAATAGLGVLTFLLGFLPFIGAEPVTIGGTTVSSDETDSVFAYFGGAPSLTIVLVAGLLAAVSLLPKQNLLGAATATAVAGLFGVLALTFSLPEGVELKFGAFVVIAFALLTAAAAVVALLFQLGIITPPAPKPAQPQQQPGQYGQYGQPGQQQGYGQQPGGYGQPGQQPYGQGGYGQTTGGQYPTQSPYGQQSQPSVPQQSYGQPGQQGYGQPGQPGQPQQSPYGQQYGAPQQQSPYGSAPQAQQGPGEGATQGFGAQPGQPFGGPTYGAQQGAPAQPGQTGAGQAQPFGGEQTADPAADATTAFRPNDDQK; encoded by the coding sequence ATGTCATACCCGACCGGGGGCTCCGGGTACAACACACCCGGGCAACCCGCAGCGCCCAGCCAGGCTCCGAACACCGGAGCCGCCGCGGCTGCGCCATCGACTCCGGCCGGTTCGGAAGGTAAAGGGCTGCCGTTCATCCTGACGGCGGCGACCGCCGGACTCGGTGTGCTGACCTTCCTGCTCGGCTTCCTGCCCTTCATCGGCGCCGAGCCGGTGACCATCGGTGGCACGACGGTGAGCAGCGACGAGACCGACAGTGTCTTCGCCTATTTCGGTGGCGCACCGTCGCTGACGATCGTGCTGGTGGCCGGACTGCTGGCCGCGGTGTCCTTGCTGCCCAAGCAGAACCTGCTCGGCGCGGCGACGGCGACCGCGGTGGCGGGGCTCTTCGGCGTGCTCGCCCTGACCTTCTCGCTGCCCGAGGGCGTCGAGTTGAAGTTCGGCGCCTTCGTCGTCATCGCCTTCGCGCTGCTGACCGCCGCGGCCGCCGTCGTGGCGCTGCTGTTCCAGTTGGGCATCATCACCCCGCCCGCCCCCAAGCCCGCGCAGCCGCAGCAGCAGCCGGGTCAGTACGGCCAGTACGGTCAGCCGGGTCAGCAGCAGGGCTACGGACAGCAGCCGGGTGGCTACGGTCAGCCGGGCCAGCAGCCCTACGGCCAGGGCGGTTACGGCCAGACCACCGGCGGGCAGTACCCGACGCAGTCGCCGTACGGGCAGCAGAGTCAGCCGTCGGTACCGCAGCAGTCCTACGGTCAGCCGGGCCAGCAGGGCTATGGCCAGCCGGGCCAGCCGGGCCAGCCGCAGCAGTCGCCGTACGGACAGCAGTACGGTGCGCCGCAGCAGCAGTCCCCGTACGGTTCCGCTCCGCAGGCGCAGCAGGGACCGGGCGAGGGCGCGACCCAGGGCTTCGGCGCTCAGCCGGGCCAGCCCTTCGGCGGACCGACCTACGGTGCCCAGCAGGGCGCGCCCGCCCAGCCGGGCCAGACCGGTGCTGGCCAGGCCCAGCCGTTCGGCGGCGAGCAGACCGCCGATCCGGCCGCGGACGCGACCACCGCGTTCCGTCCGAACGACGACCAGAAATAA
- the sucD gene encoding succinate--CoA ligase subunit alpha, whose amino-acid sequence MSIFLNKDSKVIVQGITGGEGTKHTALMLKAGTQVVGGVNARKAGTTVSHTDADGNPVELPVFGTVAEAMKETGADVSIAFVPPKFSKDAIVEAIDAEIPLLVVITEGIPVQDSAYAWAYNVEKGEKTRIIGPNCPGIITPGEALVGITPNNITGKGPIGLVSKSGTLTYQMMYELRDFGFSTAIGIGGDPVIGTTHIDAIEAFEKDPETKIIVMIGEIGGDAEERAAAYIKANVTKPVVGYVAGFTAPEGKTMGHAGAIVSSGGGTAQAKQEALEAAGVKVGKTPSATAALAREILEKASIASA is encoded by the coding sequence ATGTCCATCTTCCTGAACAAGGACTCGAAGGTCATCGTCCAGGGCATCACCGGCGGCGAGGGCACCAAGCACACCGCCCTGATGCTGAAGGCGGGCACCCAGGTCGTCGGCGGCGTGAACGCGCGCAAGGCCGGCACCACGGTCTCGCACACCGACGCCGACGGCAACCCGGTCGAGCTGCCGGTCTTCGGCACCGTCGCCGAGGCCATGAAGGAGACCGGAGCCGACGTCTCGATCGCCTTCGTGCCGCCGAAGTTCTCCAAGGACGCCATCGTCGAGGCCATCGACGCGGAGATCCCGCTGCTCGTGGTCATCACCGAGGGCATCCCGGTGCAGGACTCCGCTTACGCGTGGGCCTACAACGTCGAAAAGGGCGAGAAGACCCGCATCATCGGCCCGAACTGCCCCGGCATCATCACCCCCGGCGAGGCGCTGGTCGGCATCACCCCGAACAACATCACCGGCAAGGGCCCGATCGGCCTGGTGTCGAAGTCGGGCACCCTGACCTACCAGATGATGTACGAACTGCGCGATTTCGGTTTCTCGACCGCGATCGGCATCGGCGGCGACCCGGTCATCGGCACCACCCACATCGACGCCATCGAGGCGTTCGAGAAGGATCCCGAGACCAAGATCATCGTCATGATCGGCGAGATCGGTGGTGACGCCGAAGAGCGTGCCGCGGCGTACATCAAGGCCAACGTGACCAAGCCGGTCGTCGGCTATGTCGCCGGTTTCACCGCGCCCGAGGGCAAGACCATGGGCCACGCCGGTGCCATCGTCTCCAGCGGCGGCGGTACCGCGCAGGCCAAGCAGGAAGCGCTCGAGGCCGCGGGCGTGAAGGTCGGCAAGACGCCGTCCGCCACCGCCGCGCTGGCGCGCGAGATCCTGGAGAAGGCGTCGATCGCGTCCGCCTGA
- the sucC gene encoding ADP-forming succinate--CoA ligase subunit beta → MDLFEYQAKELFVKHGVPSSEGRVCDTAEEARAIAEEIGKPVMVKAQVKVGGRGKAGGVKYAATAEDAFTHAQNILGLDIKGHIVKKLLVAEAKDIAEEYYISFLLDRSNRTYLAMCSVEGGMEIEEVAEKTPERLAKIPVDAVKGVDLAFAREIAEQGHLPAEVLDAAAVTIQKLWEVFVSEDTTLVEVNPLVRTPGDEILALDGKVTLDENAEYRHPDHEAFADIEATDPLELQAKENDLNYVKLDGEVGIIGNGAGLVMSTLDVVAYAGENHGGVKPANFLDIGGGASAEVMAAGLDVILGDSQVKSVFVNVFGGITACDAVANGIVKALEILGDEANKPLVVRLDGNRVDEGRQILADAAHPLVTLAQTMDEGADKAAELAFNGSAK, encoded by the coding sequence ATGGATCTCTTCGAATATCAGGCGAAGGAGCTCTTCGTTAAGCACGGAGTGCCTTCGTCGGAGGGCCGGGTTTGCGACACGGCCGAAGAAGCGCGCGCGATCGCCGAGGAAATCGGCAAGCCGGTGATGGTCAAGGCGCAGGTCAAGGTGGGCGGTCGCGGTAAGGCGGGGGGCGTCAAGTACGCCGCCACTGCGGAGGACGCGTTCACGCACGCGCAGAACATCCTCGGCCTCGACATCAAGGGCCACATCGTCAAGAAGCTCCTTGTCGCCGAGGCCAAGGACATCGCGGAGGAGTACTACATCTCCTTCCTGCTCGACCGGTCCAACCGCACCTACCTGGCGATGTGTTCGGTCGAGGGCGGTATGGAGATCGAAGAGGTCGCGGAGAAGACTCCCGAGCGCCTCGCCAAGATCCCCGTCGACGCCGTCAAGGGTGTCGACCTGGCCTTCGCCCGTGAGATCGCCGAGCAGGGCCACCTGCCCGCCGAGGTGCTCGACGCCGCGGCTGTGACCATCCAGAAGCTGTGGGAAGTCTTCGTTTCCGAGGACACCACCCTGGTCGAGGTCAACCCGCTGGTGCGCACCCCCGGCGACGAGATCCTCGCCCTCGACGGCAAGGTCACCCTGGACGAGAACGCCGAGTACCGGCACCCCGACCACGAGGCCTTCGCCGACATCGAGGCGACCGATCCGCTCGAGCTCCAGGCCAAGGAGAACGACCTCAACTACGTCAAGCTCGACGGCGAGGTCGGCATCATCGGCAACGGCGCCGGTCTGGTCATGTCGACCCTGGACGTCGTCGCCTACGCGGGCGAGAACCACGGCGGCGTGAAGCCGGCCAACTTCCTCGACATCGGCGGTGGCGCCTCGGCCGAGGTGATGGCGGCCGGGCTGGACGTCATCCTGGGCGACTCGCAGGTCAAGAGCGTGTTCGTCAATGTTTTCGGTGGCATCACCGCGTGTGACGCGGTCGCCAACGGCATCGTCAAGGCCCTCGAGATCCTGGGCGACGAGGCCAACAAGCCGCTGGTCGTGCGCCTCGACGGCAACCGGGTGGACGAGGGTCGCCAGATCCTCGCCGATGCCGCGCACCCGCTGGTGACGCTGGCGCAGACCATGGACGAAGGCGCCGACAAGGCCGCCGAACTGGCCTTCAACGGCTCAGCCAAGTAA
- a CDS encoding M23 family metallopeptidase → MNHRSTFTVENRAASGHRYRYADEFTSHPQGRRTAAAQPQPAWPHTDSWHTQNSWSADSAWTPAEDEWTADESDTYDSGTYDNTWQSAEPEQPAATEPPRRAARRGGAHRVPAPPAALKGRAAVIAVAAGAVVAAGQAAVASPGQADHSLDYEAAGQIHEIAAQSMNTADVEGATTGSSPQVLEASAIADKSHFDDILAKGAKFAEDLAAQESAKLRPLFAKFTTGNYTSGFGARWGVQHLGIDVAGPIGTPIYSVADGTVIEAGPASGFGMWVRVLHDDGTVTVYGHIDTATVFEGQRVLAGDQIATMGNRGFSTGPHCHFEVWLNGTDKIDPVPWLATRGISLGYQRD, encoded by the coding sequence ATGAACCACCGCTCCACCTTCACAGTCGAAAACCGCGCCGCTTCCGGACATCGTTACCGGTATGCCGACGAGTTCACCTCGCACCCGCAGGGCCGTCGCACGGCCGCAGCACAGCCGCAGCCCGCGTGGCCGCACACCGACTCCTGGCACACCCAGAACAGCTGGTCCGCCGACTCGGCCTGGACGCCCGCCGAAGACGAGTGGACCGCCGACGAGTCCGACACCTACGACTCCGGCACCTACGACAACACCTGGCAGTCGGCCGAACCCGAGCAGCCGGCCGCGACCGAACCGCCGCGCCGCGCCGCGCGTCGTGGTGGCGCGCATCGCGTTCCCGCCCCGCCCGCCGCGCTGAAGGGCCGCGCCGCGGTCATCGCCGTCGCCGCGGGCGCGGTCGTCGCCGCCGGCCAGGCCGCGGTGGCCTCGCCCGGCCAGGCAGATCACAGCCTCGACTACGAGGCCGCGGGCCAGATCCACGAGATCGCCGCGCAGTCGATGAACACCGCCGACGTCGAAGGCGCGACCACCGGTTCCTCGCCGCAGGTCCTGGAGGCGTCGGCGATCGCCGACAAGAGTCACTTCGACGACATACTGGCCAAAGGCGCCAAGTTCGCCGAGGACCTCGCCGCACAGGAATCGGCCAAGCTGCGACCGCTGTTCGCCAAGTTCACCACGGGCAACTACACCTCCGGCTTCGGCGCCCGCTGGGGCGTGCAACACCTCGGTATCGACGTCGCCGGTCCGATCGGCACGCCGATCTACTCGGTCGCCGACGGCACCGTCATCGAGGCGGGCCCGGCCTCCGGTTTCGGCATGTGGGTGCGCGTCCTGCACGACGACGGCACCGTTACCGTCTACGGCCACATCGACACCGCGACCGTCTTCGAGGGCCAGCGAGTCCTGGCCGGCGACCAGATCGCCACCATGGGCAACCGCGGCTTCTCCACCGGCCCGCACTGCCACTTCGAGGTCTGGCTCAACGGCACCGACAAGATCGATCCGGTCCCGTGGCTGGCCACCCGCGGCATCAGCCTGGGCTACCAGCGCGACTGA